The genomic window CCGGCGCTGGGGGGTGACGCATCTGCAATGCACGCCCAGCATGGCGCGCATCCTGGTGTCGGACCCGCAGGTGGCATCGGCCATGGCGGGGCTGAAATGCCTGCTGATCGGCGGCGAGGCGCTGCCGCCCGCCTTGCTTGCCGAGATCAAGGCCGTGACCCGGGCGCGCATCCTGAACATGTATGGTCCGACCGAAACCACCATCTGGTCGACCGTCGCCGATCTGACCACGGACGGGCAGGTGCATCTGGGCGGGCCGATCGCCAATACCCAGCTTTATGTGCTGGACGCAGACGGCGCACCGGTTCCGCCGGGAGTGCCCGGCGAATTGTGGATCGGTGGCCATGGGGTGACGCGTGGCTATTGGCAGCGCGACGATTTGACCGCCGCCGCATTTCGCCCCGACCCGTTCGTGCCTGCCGAGCGTGCCGCGCCCTGGGGCGCGCGGATCTATCGCACGGGCGATCTGGTGCGCTGGCACGATGACGGCAGGCTGGAATACCTGGGCCGGGCCGATCATCAGGTCAAGCTGCGCGGTTTCCGCATCGAACTGGGCGAGATCGAGGCGGCGCTGGCCGCGCAGCCCGGCGTGCGCGAGGCGGTAGCACTGGTGCGCGAGGATGTGCCGGGCGACCGGCGTCTGGTCGGCTATGTTACCGGCGATGCGACATTGTCCGAGGCCGCGCTGCGCGAAGCGCTGGCGGCCGCACTGCCCGCGCATATGGTGCCCGGTCGTATCCTGCGGCTGGAACGGATGCCCCTGACCCCGAACCGCAAGATCGATCGCAAGCAGCTGCCGATGCCCGGCGCTCAGCAACCTGCCGCCAGCGCCGCGATGAACGGGGCGGCGGCCGGGCCGGCCATCGAGGCCGCCCCGGCCGCCTCGACCGCTGTCGCGGCCGAGGATCTGACGGCAGCGGTTCAGGCCCTGTGGGCGGAAACGCTGGGCGTGGCGCAGATCGGAGCCAGGGACAATTTCTTTGCCCTGGGCGGGCATTCGTTGCTGGCAATTCAATTGCACCGCACCATGCGTGATCGCTTGGCACTGCCGCGGTTGGGAGTGACGGATATCTTCCGTTTTCCCGTGCTTGCCGATTTCGTGCGCCATGTCGCGGCGCTGGGCCCGGCGGCGGTCCCAGCAGCCAATCAACCGGCTGTTCCCGCGCCGGGAAGTGAACCGCCTGCGACACCGACGATTGTGTCCTCGTCCGCGACGGGCGACGCCATGGCCCGTCGCCGGGCCTTGCGGGCGCAGCTGCGCGAGGGACGATGACCGCAGCAGAGCAGCTGCACGATCAGGCCTTGCGGTTGCTGCCCCCCGGATATGGTTGTGCGGTCCTGTCGCTGAGGGATCCGGTGCCCAAGCTGCTGCCGGCCGAGGCGGCCTGCGTGGCGCGGGCGGTCGAACATCGGCAGCGGGAATTTGCCTTGGGGCGGCTGGCGTTGCGGCGCGCCATCGCATGTGCCGGCCATGACCTGCCGGGCGACATTCCGATCCGCATGCGCCCCGATCGGCGCCCTGATCTGCCCGCTACCATCCGTGCAAGCCTGTCCCACGCAGGCGAATACTGCATTGCCGTCGCTGCCCCGGTCGGGGGCGCAAGCCCGGGTGTCGATATCGAGCCATGCGACCGCGCCTTGCCCCCCGATCTGGCGCAGGCGATGATGCCCTATCGCGCGGGCGCGGATTCTTCGCCAATACTGGCTTTTTGCGCGAAAGAGGCGATGTTCAAGGCGCAATATCCGCTGACCGGCCAGATGCTGGATTTTGGCGCAGTGCCCCTGGTCATCGCGCGCCAGAGGTTCCGGGCCTGCCTTGGTCGGCGGCTGATCGGTGGGCGCTGGGCGCGCGCGGCGGGCTATTGGCTGGCTGTCAGCCTGTGGCGCGGCTGAACAGCGCGGCCAGCTGCTGCGCCGAAATTCGGATGTCGTGACGTTCCAGAACCCGTGCGCGGGCTGCTGCGCCCATTTCGGCCAAGGTTGCGGGCGAGCAGGCGGCCGCCTGCAACATCGCCTGTGCCAGGGCAAATGCATCGCCAGCCGGAACCAGCCAGCCATCCTGACCCGGCCGGACCAGTTCGGGAATTCCGGCGATATAGGTGGCAATCACCGGGCGGGCGCAGGCCATCGCCTCCATGATCACGACTGGCAAACCTTCGGCAAAGCTGGGTGTGACCAGCACATGGGCGGCGTCGATGGCTGCGCGAACGCCGGTTTCGTCCTGCCAGCCCAGAAGTTCCACGGCCGATTCCATGCCTGCCGCGGCGATCCTGGCCTCGATCTGCGGGCGTAGCTCACCGTCGCCCACCAGCGTCAGTCGCAGATCCGGGCGCTGCTGCCAGGCCTGGGCGAAAGCCTCGACCAGCAGACCGAACCCTTTCTGCTCGGCAAAGCGGCCGATCGCCACCATCCGCAGCGGGCCATCGGGCAGCGCGCGCGGGTCGGACCAGCGCGCCATGTCCAGACCGCAATGCACGACCTGCACCTTGGAGATGTCCGCGCCTTGCGCCCAGCGATACATCTGCGACCGGCCATAGCTGCTGACCGTCACGCAAAAGCGCGCAGCGGTCAGCTTGCCCGACAGATCCAGCCGTTGCGGAGCATCGAACTCCTCGGGGCCATGAACGGTGAAGCTGTAGCCGGGACCGCCGAGCAGATGCGCCATGGCCGCAACCCGCGTCGAATTGGTGCCGAAATGGGCGTGAACATGACCGATCCCAAGTTCTCGGGCGCGATGGGCGATCTGTGCCGCCTCTGCCAGATAGATCAGTTGGCGCAGCAGCGACGATTCGCCCTGTCGCGCCCGCTGCCAGGCCATTGCAAGCCCACTCGCCAAGGCGCGCGGATGTCGGAACAGCTGCACTACCCCCGGCAGCAGCCCCACAATGCCCCGCGCCAGGATGTGTTCGGTTCGGTCGTGTTCCGCCAGGTCGTCCGGGTCGTTCAGCGCCATGCGCTCGCCCCGCATGGCGAAGCGATGAACGCTCAAGCCCAGCGATTCGAGCGCGGCGATCTCGCGACGGATGAAGCTGTGCGACGGGCGGGGGTAGGTGTTGATCAGATAGCCGATTCGCACGCAAGGCGCCTTTCATCTGCGGCGAGAATACAGATTTGGCCGGATTCTCGGCGCCCTTCCGCCGATCGATCCGCAGATTCGTGCCGGAATCCGGCTATGGTGCCTGTTTGAACGCCGTTTTCAAAAGTTTGTCTAGCGATTTGTAAAATCTTCGGCACTATGGAACCAGACAGCTTTAAGGAGAATCGGGCGCTGATCGGTATTCTGGGCATAGGTGCGGCAACCGCGGTGGTTGTAACGTTGATCGGCGCGTCAGCCTTTGGGTTGTCGTGGATTGCCCTGCTTGCGCTTTATTCACTCAGCGGAACCGTCGCAACCCTGGTGGTTGCATGGCGGCGCATGCGGTGCATGGAATTTCATGATGACATGCGCCAGAACGCCGGAACCAAGGCCCGGCGCGCTGTTCAGTAGCCTGTGCAGCGCAGCACCACCCCGACAGTTCGGCCGATGATCGCCATGTCGCCGCTGAAGCTGAGATTGGCAGCGTATTGAGCATCGAAGGTGGCGCGGGCGGCAAAGCTGCTGTCGTTGCGGTCCGACACCTGCCACGGACCGGTGACGCCGGGACGCAGATGATAATAGTCTGCGCCCGGATACAGCTGTGCCTGATCCAGCATCATCGGGCGGGGACCAACCAGGCTCATGTCGCCCTTGAGCACGTTGAACAGCTGCGGCAGTTCGTCGAGCGAGGTCTTGCGCAGAAACCGACCGACGCGGGTGATGCGCGGATCGTTCTTCAGCTTCTGGGTCAGATCCCACTCTGCCTTGGCCGCGGGGTTGACCTGCAGGTATTCGGCCAGGCGGGCGTCCGCATCCTCGACCATCGTGCGCAGTTTCCACAGGCGAAAACTGCGGCCCGAACGCCCGATGCGGGGCTGGGTATAGAACGGCTTGTCACCGTGATACCAGATCAGCAACGCCAGTCCCAGAATCAACGGGACGACGATCGGCAGCACCATCAGAACCGCGGCAACATCCAGCGGACGTTTCAGAAATCTTGCGTAAAACGAGGCAACCCCCCTCGGTTCGGCTTTATCGTTCAGCGAAGCGGTGTGCAAAAGCGTGCTGAGCGTCTCGACATCAAAATCCGAGGTGTGCCGCATTTTATTAAACCTGTAACAATCACTACTCGGGCAGTATAGCTTTGCATTTGAATAAAACTAGAACGAACTGGCCGACTGCCGAAAAGTATAGGTTTGTTTGTTTTCAATAGCTTGCCGGCGAGTTTTTGGGGCGATTTCCGCTGATTCCGACATCGGGGCGCCATGCTGTCCGCAACGGGTTGCGGCGCTGGCGGGCGCGATTTCAAATATGCGCAACCTATGGTTGTGCGACTGCCGTTTTAGGGATCGCGCCAATATATCCGATAATAAAAGTCGTATTGCGGTAATTCATTGGCGGGCGCCCTATGTCTGAATGCGCGCCGCCTGATTACTTAACCTGCCCCCATACCGGCACGGTTGCGGGTATGGGTGCGCCTGCGGGGCCGCGATCGCGGGCGTCGCCCATCGGCAGCGGCATCTCTTGCGCCTGTGTTGCGCAGCCCGGTTCCTCGTGGCAGGGGGCGAAAAGCCCGTGCTGGGTCTTGTCCCAATAAAACGGTCTGGTGACCACTTCGTAGATCGCCTTCCACGCCGCCAGGCAGCCCAGCGGAAAATACAGGTGCATGCTGGCGATCCAGGGCCACAAATGTCGATGTTCGCGGCCGCGCACCGCCCATGCGGCGATGGCCAGGTTCAGCATCTCGGCCAGGATGAACAGGCTGAACAGCAGCGCGATGGCGTTGCCGCCCAGCCGCCCGGCCAGCATGTCGCGCATCGGATGCGGCAGGCCCAGCGCCAGCAGCCAGAAGCTCCACAGCACCGGGGCCAGCAGATATTGCGAGACCGAGGCGAAAAGCTGCACCTGCAGCGCCAGAAAGCGGCGCGGCCCGAGATCGCGCCACAGCGCTGCCGGATCGCGCATGTGAACACCCCAGGTCATCGCGAACCCCTTGAGCCAGCGCGACCTTTGCCTGATCCAGGGCAAAATGCGGCAGTTCGCCTCTTCATGGGTGACGGTATCCAGCATCAGCGTGCGATAGCCGCGACGGGCCAGGCGCACGCCCAGATCGGCGTCCTCGGTCACGTTCCACGCGTCCCAGGCGCCGATTTCCTCAAGCCGATCGCGGCGAAAGAACAGGGTGGTGCCGCCCAGGGGCACCACCAGATCCAGCGCGGCGGCCCCGGCCAGGGTGCCACGAAACCAGGCCGCGTATTCGATGGTAAAGGCTCGCGCCAGCCAATTGGTGCGGGGGTTGTAGTAATCCAGCACCCCTTGCAGGCAGACCACGTCATCGGGTGCGGCCTGAAAGCCGCGCGCGACTTTCAGCAACTGATCCGGCTCGGGCCGGTCCTCGGCATCCCAGATGCCGATGATGCTGCCGCGGCAGAAATTCAGCGCATAGTTCAGCGCCCGTGGTTTGGTGCGCAATGGGCCGTCGGGCACTTCGACGACGCGGATCCAGGGCGGCAGCGCGGCAGCCGCCAGGGCCGCGCGGGTGGGGTGGTCGCATTCCTCGACCACCAGCAGGATGTCGAGCAGTTCGCGCGGATAGTCGAGGCGCGCCAGCCGGCCGATCAGCCGATCGGCAATGTCGGCTTCGCCGAACATCGGCACCATCACCGAAATGACCGGCAGGGGCGCCTTTGTATCGGCCGGCCTCACGGGGCTTTTGGCCGCGCGGGCCCTCTGTTGCAGGATGGCGCGAAAGGACAGCAGCTTCAGTATCGATGACAGCAGCAGCATGGTCACGCACCAGGCGGTCAGGGCGGCTATCACGCTGCGCGGCGTCAGGAACAGTCCCAATGCCACGGCCGCGATCAGGATCAGGGCCAGATGGCCGACGCGTCGTTCATTTCGGGTGCGGCAGCTTTCTTGGGCCGGAACCCGCAATTCGGCCTGCCGGATCAGCGTGGTGCGCCGCTGGGCCAGAATGGCCTGTCGCGCGGCGGTTTCGGAACACAGCAGCATCCGCACCTGGCCCAGCGCGGCGGATAGCTGCGGGCGCAGGGCCGCGAACGCCTCGGGGCGCGAGGTGGCGATCCAGGTGACCCCGCCGATGCGCCGCCAGGGCACGATCCCTTCGGCCAGGCACAGCCTTGTGCCCAGCTGGTCGATCAGGCGCGGATCGGGGGGCAGGGCGTCCAGGTCCAGCACGCTGCTTTGCCATTGCTGCGCCAGGGCGCGGGCCAGGTCGGATTCGCTGACCCAGCCCCGCGACAGCAGGATTTGCCCCAGATGCGCTGATTGGCGTTGCTGGATCAGCACCGCCCGCAACAGGTTGCGGGGATCGACCGCGCCTTGTTCCAGCAGGATCTGCCCCAGGGGCCGCAATTCGCGGCGCACGGCGCCAGTGGCCAGGGAAACCGCGGCGGCGCCGGCGGCCGCAGAGGGCCGGGCGTCCCGCGAAAGGGGCCTTGCAAGCGCGGCGCCGGCCATGGGCGATTCCCGTTCAGCGTTGGCAACGCCCCTTCTGTCGCATGCAGAAGGTTAAGAACAGGTTAACGCCGCGGCCGCCTCAGGCGCGGCGGCCGCGCATCGCATCGGCAAAGCGTTGGAACAGATAGGCGCTGTCCTGCGGGCCGGGGCTGGCCTCGGGGTGATACTGCACCGAAAACACCGGCCGGTCCGCCATGCGCAAGCCGCAGTTCGAGCCGTCGAACAGGCTGACATGGGTTTCGATCACGCCCTGGGGCAGGGTCTGGGCATCGACCGCAAATCCGTGGTTCATCGAGGTGATCTCGACCTTGCCGGTTTCCAGATCCTTGACCGGATGGTTGGCGCCGTGATGGCCGTGGTTCATCTTGATCGTCCGTGCCCCCAGCGCCAGCGCGAGCATCTGGTGCCCAAGACAGATGCCAAAGATCGGCAGGTCGCGGTCCAGCAACGCCTGGATCATCGGCACCGCATAGCTGCCGGTCGCGGCCGGATCGCCGGGGCCGTTCGACAGGAACACGCCCTCGGGGTCATGGGCCAGAACCTCTTCGGCAGTGGCGGTGGCGGGCAGCACGACCACATCGGCGCCGCTTTGCGCCAGCGACCGCAGGATGTTGCGTTTGGCGCCATAATCGATCGCCACCACGCGGAAGGGCCGCGCCTCGGCGCTGCGGCCGAACTCGCCCGGCCAGTTCCACAGGCCCTCCTGCCAGCGATAGCTCTGGCGGCAGGTGACCTCCTTGGCCAGGTCCAGACCGACAAGGCCGCTCCAGTCGCGGGCGCGGGCGACCATGGCGGCGATGTCGAAGCGACCCTGCGGATCATGCGCCAGCACCACATGCGGCGCGCCCTGCTGGCGGATGGCGCGGGTCAGCCGGCGCGTATCCACGCCGCCGATGCCGATGCGGCCGCGCCGTTCCATCCAGGCGACCAGATCGCTGCTGGCGCGCCAGTTCGACGGTTCGGTCGGATCCCATTTGACGACGATGCCCGCGGCGACGGGCTCGGGGGCCTCGTCGTCCTGTTCGGTCACGCCGGTATTGCCGATATGGGGAAAGGTGAAGGTGACGATCTGGCTGGCGTAAGAGGGATCGGTCATGATCTCCTGATAGCCGGTCATGGCGGTGTTGAAGACCAGTTCCGCCACCACCTCGCCGGTTGCGCCGAAGCCCTGGCCATAGAACACTGTCCCGTCGGCAAGTGCTAGACATGCGGTCGGCTTCTGGGTCATCGTCATTCTCCGGCAAAATCGGCCGGAACCTAGGTAAAGGGGGCGCGGGCGTCAAGGCGGGAAGTCGCCGCGAAGGCCGCTTGCCGGAACTTTGCCGGAAGGGCACGGGTTGACGCGCCGTGCCAAGCCGGGCACCACCCGAACTTTGACTTGAAGCGAGGATCAGATGGGCGACAACCGACCGGGACTGCGCGAACGCATTCTGGCTGACACCAAGGAGGCGATGAAGGCCAAGGAGACCGCCCGGCTGTCGACGCTGCGGCTGATTTCGGCTGCGATCAAGGATCGCGAGATTGCCGCCCGCGCCGAGAGCGGCGAGGATCGCGGCCTGACCGAGGACGACCTGATCGCGATTCTGTCGCGCATGGTCAAGCAGCGCCAGGAATCGGCCCGCGCTTACGAAGAGGGCGGGCGTCTGGAACTGGCCGAGCGCGAACAAGAGGAAATCCGGATCATTCAGAACTATCTGCCCCGGCAGCTAGACGGCGATGAGATCGTCGCCGCCGTTGACCGGGCGATTGCCGCGCTGGGGGCAGATTCGATCCGCGACATGGGCCGGGTCATGGCCGAATTGCGCAGCCGTTACGCCGGCCAGATGGATTTCGGCGCCGTCGGCCCGCTGGTCAGGGAACGGCTGATGAAATAGCCGCGGCCCTCGGCCCCCCCCCCGGTGCCGCGCGCGCCGGTTGGGCAGCGATGCCGGGAACCCGTGGCCGTCGAGCTCGGTTTAGCCGGCACGCGCGACGGGCGCCGGTGATCACAGGGGGCGGCATCATGGCCGAGGAATTGCGGCGCATCCTGCTGGGCCAGCACGAATGGCTGTTCGCGCTGGAAATCCTGTTTCGCACCACCATCATCTATTTCTACACCCTGATGCTGATGCGCTGGCTGGGCGGGCGCACGGTGGCGCAGTTGTCGATCGTGGAATTCCTGCTGGTCATCGCCATCGGCTCGGCCGTGGGCGATTCGCTGTTCTACGATGACGTGCCGATGCTGCCGGCGATGCTGGCGATCTTTCTGGTGGCCGCCTACAACAAGCTGCTGGATCGGGCCATCCTGTCGTCGCGCCTGCTCGCGCGCCTGTTCGAGGGCTGTGCGCGCATCATCATCACCGACGGCGTGATCGACCGCGACCGGCTGGCGCGTCAGGGCATCGGCCAGGACGAACTGTTCCTGAAGCTGCGCGAGCGCGGAATCACCGATCTGGCGCAGGTCAAGTTTGCCATACTCGAGGCGAATGGCGCCATTTCGGTGCTGAAGCACGAGGATCGCCATGGCGAGGGGCTGTATCATCCGCCCGCCATCCCTGCGGCCGAGGCCATCCGGGCGGGGGGCCGTGCATGACCGCCGCGCGTCGCACCATTCATCGCGACCTGCGCAGCGGTCAGCCGTTCTGGGCGCAGACGCCGAATATCTCGGTGCCGCATGCGCCCACGCCCTCGACCCGTCGCTGGGACATGGTGATCGTCGGCAGCGGCATTTCCGCCGCCCTGCTGGCCGAGCGGCTGACCCGGCGCAAGCGGCGGGTGCTGATCCTGGATCGTCGGGTGCCGGTGCGCGGCTCCAGCCTGGCCTCGACGGCGATGATCCAGCATGAAATCGACGTGCCGCTGACGCAGCTTGCGCGCCAGATCGGGGCGGACAAGGCGGCGCGGGCCTGGCGGCGTTCGGTCAAGGCGGTGGAAACCCTGCTGCGGCTGGGCGACCGGCTGGGTCTGGATTGTCAGTTGCGGCGCCAGCGCGCGATCTATCTGGCCGGCGACCAGATGGGGGCCGAAGCCTTGCTGGCCGAGGTCGAGGCGCGCGATCATGCCGGCATCGCCGCGCAGTTCCTGTCACGCCAGCAGCTTGTCGACCGGTTCGGCATGGACCGGGCGGCGGCGATCCTGTCGCCGGCGTCGGCCTCGGCCAATCCGGGGCAACTGACCGCGGCGCTGTTGAGGGTGGCGCTGGAACGCGGCGCGGAAATGGTCTCGCCCTTCGAGGTGACGGATTTTGCCGAACTGGCCGACGGGGTTGCGCTGGCCTCGGGCGGGGGGCAGGTGGTGGTCGCCGGGCAGGTGGTGTTCTGCACCGGCTATGAATTTCTGCCGCAGCTGCGCTCGCCCCGGCATCGCATCATCTCGACCTGGGCGATCGCCTCGCAGGATGGGCTGCGGCTGCCCCCTTGGCTCGACCACCATCTGGTCTGGGAGGCAGCCGACCCCTATCTGTATTTCCGCGCCACCCCCAGCGGCCGCATCATTGCCGGCGGCGAGGACGAGGCCAGCGCCACCGCCCATCAGGATCCGCAGCGCCTGCGCCGCAACAGCGACGACATCCGCCGCAAGTTGCAGGAACTGACCGGCATCCGCATGGGCCGGCCTGCCTATCGCTGGGCCGCGGCTTTTGGCGACAGCGACGACGGACTGCCGATCATCGATGCGGTGCCCGGATGCCGGCGCACGCATGTGGTCATGGGCTTTGGCGGCAATGGCATCACCTGGTCGGTGATTGCTGCCGAAATCACCGCCCGCCGCATCGACGGCCGTGCCGACCCGGATGCCGACCTGTATTGCCACCGCTGAGGCTGGCGGCGTTTCACAGCCGGGGCAGGATCAGCCGCGGCACCGGCGCATGGCGCAGGATCTTGCCTGCGTTGGACCCCACGAACACCCGCATCAACCCGCCCATCCGGCTGGAACCAAGGACAAGCAGTTCGTCCTGCAACCACTCCAGCGCGGCCACCGCATCCTTCCACCGCCGGCCGTCGCCCAGGACTGATTGCGGGCGAGACGGGTCGGGCCAGTCGGCAAGGATACGCTGATGCACGGCCTGTGCCTGGGCGCGGAAATGGTTGGCGACCAGGTTCTCGACATCGTAACCCGCGCCGGTCGGATACATCTGCCGGTCACGCATGACAAAGCTGGCCAGTCGCAATGGCACTTGCAGATCCGTGGCGATGCGCCCGGCGCGGCGGGCCAGATCGGCCGCGCCCTCATCGGGTGCAATTGCGCAGGTGACGCGCCGCAGCCCTGCGGGCGCGGGGACATAGCCCTTGGGGGCCAGCGCCACCGGCAGGCTGGCGCTGCGCAAAAGCTCGTCGGCAACGGTGCCCTGCTGAAAGCGCAGGGGTGCGGCCTTGCGCGACGATCCCAGCACGATGGCATCGGCGCCGGTTTCCTGTGCCAGAGCCTGCAGGCCGGTTGCCGCCGATTCGGCATGACGCGACAGGAACTCGGCGGGAACGCCCGCGGGCAGGGCCGCCCGGGCATTGGCCAGGCTGCGCCGAGCATGCTGTTGCAGGAAGGCGGCATATTCGCCATCCACCATCGCGGGCGAGGGGTGGTCCCAGGTTTGCGGCAGAATCGCGGCCACCACCAGCCGCCCGCGTGCCGCCTGCGCCAGCGTCGCCCCCAGCGCCAGCGCCTCGCGCCCGCCCTTGTCGGCGGAGTATCCCACCAGCCAGGTTTTCATTCCGCTGCCTCGGGCGTGACGTTTTCCAGCGCAGAATTCCGCGACGAATAGGCCAGATACATGATCGCCGCCAGGATGGCCCAGATCGCGGTCAGCTTGAACACGATCAGCGACAGGCTGGATATCAGGTAAAGGCAGGACAGGATGCTGAGGATCGGCAGCAGCGGAAAGAAGGGCACGCGAAAGCCGCGATGGGCGTCGGGCCGGCGGTAACGCAGGATGATGACCCCGGCCGAGACAACGGTAAAGGCGACCAGAGTGCCCATCGAGGTCAGATCCCACAGCACATCCGACGGCAGGAAGGCGGCGATGGCCGCGACGCAGCAGCATACGATGATGGTGTTGGCGGTCGGCGTCAGCGTATGCGGGTTCACCCGGCTGAAGATGCGCGGCAGCATCCCGTCGCGCGACATCGCGAACAGAACCCGTGTCTGGCCGTAAAGCACCACCAGCGTCACCGAAAAGACCGAGATCACCGCACCCGCCGACAGGATCACCGAGGGAATCGTCGATCCGGTGATGTTTTGCAGGATCACCGACAGGCCAGCCTCTTGCCCGGCGAATTGCGATTGCGGCTGTGCGCCCAGTGCGGCCAGCGCGACAAGCAGGTAAAAGCTGATGACGATGACCAGCGCCAGGATGATCGCCAGGGGCAGGTTGCGCCGGGGGTTCTCGACCTCGTCCCCGGCGGTCGAAACCGCATCCAGCCCCACGAAGGTGAAGAAGATCGATCCGGCCGCGGCGCTGATGCCGGCAAAGCCATGCGGGGCGAAAGGCGTCAGGTTTTCCGCGCGATAGGCGGTCAGCGCCACGGCGATGAACAGCGCCAGCACCCCCAGCTTGATCACCACCATCACCGCATTTGCGCGTGCCGATTCCCGCGACCCCCGGATCAGCAGCAGGCAGCACATGCCGACCAGGATCGCGGCGGGCAGGTTGACATAGCCATCGCCCCCCGGATGCAGCGAATAGCCTTCGGCCACCAACGGGGCGTGCAGGAAGGCGCGCGGCAGTTCGTAACCGGTGGTGATCAACAGCAGGTTGTGCAGGTATTCGCTCCAGCCGACGGCGACGGCGCCGGCCGAAACGCCGTATTCCATGATCAGGCAGGCGGCGACCATGAAGGCCACGCCCTCGCCCAGGGTGGCATAGGCGTAGGAATAGCTCGACCCCGAGACCGGGATCATCGAACTCATCTCGGCATAGCAGAGCGCCGTCAGGCCGGCGGCAAGCCCGGCGATCAGGAAGGATACAAGCACCGCCGGGCCGGCGGTCGGCACCTGTTCGGCCAGCACAAAGAAGATCCCGGTGCCGATGGTCGCCCCGACGCCGAACATGGTCAGCTGGAACAGGCTGATGCTGCGGCGCAATCCGCCCTGGTCATGGGCCTGGGACTGGGCGATGAACTGTTCGATCGGCTTGCGGCGCAGCAGCCGCTGGGCAAGCCCGGTGCGCTGGGTCATGATGTCGTTCCCTGTGGCATGTCGGTGTTGTTGTTGTCGGGTTTCGGGTCTGGACGCGGCGCCAGCAGATATGCGTTGGCGTCGCGGTCGAAGTCCGCGATCTGCAATCCCTCGGCAAAGGCCGCCGTCAGGCTGGCGCGCAGCCGCAGCCGTTCCTGCAGGGCGGCGGCCGGATCGCGGCGCATCAGCGCGTCGAGGTCGGCGGGAATGCTCACGGTTCGCGCCACCTCTGGCGGTCGCGGCGGGGCGCGATCAGGATCGGCGGCCCTTGCCTCTACCCCCGGGGCCTGAAGATGCCAGTCCAGCATGATGCGGTCCGAGGGCAGGCCGGCGTTGATCCCGGGCATGGCGCCGTAATAATCGATCAGGT from Paracoccus sp. SMMA_5_TC includes these protein-coding regions:
- a CDS encoding amino acid permease, whose translation is MTQRTGLAQRLLRRKPIEQFIAQSQAHDQGGLRRSISLFQLTMFGVGATIGTGIFFVLAEQVPTAGPAVLVSFLIAGLAAGLTALCYAEMSSMIPVSGSSYSYAYATLGEGVAFMVAACLIMEYGVSAGAVAVGWSEYLHNLLLITTGYELPRAFLHAPLVAEGYSLHPGGDGYVNLPAAILVGMCCLLLIRGSRESARANAVMVVIKLGVLALFIAVALTAYRAENLTPFAPHGFAGISAAAGSIFFTFVGLDAVSTAGDEVENPRRNLPLAIILALVIVISFYLLVALAALGAQPQSQFAGQEAGLSVILQNITGSTIPSVILSAGAVISVFSVTLVVLYGQTRVLFAMSRDGMLPRIFSRVNPHTLTPTANTIIVCCCVAAIAAFLPSDVLWDLTSMGTLVAFTVVSAGVIILRYRRPDAHRGFRVPFFPLLPILSILSCLYLISSLSLIVFKLTAIWAILAAIMYLAYSSRNSALENVTPEAAE
- a CDS encoding universal stress protein, which translates into the protein MKTWLVGYSADKGGREALALGATLAQAARGRLVVAAILPQTWDHPSPAMVDGEYAAFLQQHARRSLANARAALPAGVPAEFLSRHAESAATGLQALAQETGADAIVLGSSRKAAPLRFQQGTVADELLRSASLPVALAPKGYVPAPAGLRRVTCAIAPDEGAADLARRAGRIATDLQVPLRLASFVMRDRQMYPTGAGYDVENLVANHFRAQAQAVHQRILADWPDPSRPQSVLGDGRRWKDAVAALEWLQDELLVLGSSRMGGLMRVFVGSNAGKILRHAPVPRLILPRL
- a CDS encoding NAD(P)/FAD-dependent oxidoreductase; this encodes MTAARRTIHRDLRSGQPFWAQTPNISVPHAPTPSTRRWDMVIVGSGISAALLAERLTRRKRRVLILDRRVPVRGSSLASTAMIQHEIDVPLTQLARQIGADKAARAWRRSVKAVETLLRLGDRLGLDCQLRRQRAIYLAGDQMGAEALLAEVEARDHAGIAAQFLSRQQLVDRFGMDRAAAILSPASASANPGQLTAALLRVALERGAEMVSPFEVTDFAELADGVALASGGGQVVVAGQVVFCTGYEFLPQLRSPRHRIISTWAIASQDGLRLPPWLDHHLVWEAADPYLYFRATPSGRIIAGGEDEASATAHQDPQRLRRNSDDIRRKLQELTGIRMGRPAYRWAAAFGDSDDGLPIIDAVPGCRRTHVVMGFGGNGITWSVIAAEITARRIDGRADPDADLYCHR